In Methylovirgula sp., a single genomic region encodes these proteins:
- a CDS encoding curli assembly protein CsgF, which yields MRSSHAMRLLSLAGILLLSLARAADAGTLVYTPINPNFGGNPLNGSLLLSQAQAQNQYTQSNNGSSAGAQAQTPGQIFAQELTSQLYASLANQITTAIFGQNAAPSGTFSFEGTTITYQHVGGNIEISINDGSTITNVTVPATTE from the coding sequence ATGCGTTCGTCACACGCGATGCGTTTGTTGTCTCTGGCCGGCATTCTGCTGCTTTCTCTCGCCCGTGCGGCCGATGCCGGGACGCTTGTTTATACGCCGATCAATCCAAATTTCGGCGGCAACCCGCTGAATGGTTCGTTGCTGCTCAGCCAGGCGCAAGCGCAAAATCAATACACGCAGTCCAACAACGGCTCTTCGGCGGGCGCGCAGGCGCAAACGCCGGGCCAGATCTTCGCGCAGGAGCTGACCAGCCAGCTTTACGCATCACTCGCGAACCAGATCACGACGGCCATCTTCGGGCAGAATGCGGCGCCGTCCGGCACGTTCTCCTTCGAGGGGACGACGATCACCTATCAGCATGTCGGCGGCAACATTGAGATTTCCATCAACGATGGTTCGACCATCACCAATGTGACCGTTCCGGCGACGAC
- a CDS encoding efflux transporter outer membrane subunit, with the protein MPRIGSRLPFLACLGASLAGCMMGPDYVRPAAPIAPHFKEAKKGWKLADPADALDRGEWWAVYHDAKLASLLSQVEVSNQTVKQALEAYHNSVALIREAQANYFPTVTNSYSATYQHQGSGTFTSGAVAARSSTFTTFNPVANATWDLDVWGRIGRQVESQAAAAQVSAADLQNAKLSEQAALATAYFDMREEDSLKALLDRTIVAFKKTLTITQNQFKAGTVSQGDVITAQTQLLQTEAQAIDTGVARAQFEHSIAILIGRPPSDLSLTPAELPPYPPRVPATVPSLLLERRPDIAAAERQMQEENALIGVAVANFYPDINLSGAFGFAGATPLPISAAAEAWSIAGTATQTIFDGGLLAADLAAARATYAQNIASYRQTVLTAFDQVEDELAALRILAKEAAKQVETVKAARQAVQIDLNQYQAGTVPFTTVVTGEATQLQDEENLLTTRQNLFIASVALIEALGGGWDASELPSLARLSKVPTFTPPL; encoded by the coding sequence CTGCCTCGGATCGGTTCGAGACTGCCGTTTCTCGCGTGCCTAGGTGCGAGTCTCGCTGGCTGCATGATGGGGCCCGACTACGTGCGGCCCGCGGCGCCAATCGCGCCGCATTTCAAGGAAGCCAAGAAGGGCTGGAAGCTCGCCGATCCTGCCGACGCGCTCGATCGCGGCGAATGGTGGGCGGTTTATCACGATGCCAAGCTCGCATCGCTGCTGAGCCAGGTTGAAGTCTCTAACCAGACCGTTAAGCAAGCGCTCGAAGCCTATCATAATTCCGTCGCCCTGATCCGCGAGGCGCAGGCCAATTATTTCCCGACGGTCACCAATAGCTACAGCGCGACTTACCAGCATCAGGGCAGCGGGACATTTACAAGTGGGGCTGTGGCTGCGCGCAGCTCCACATTCACGACTTTCAATCCCGTCGCCAACGCGACATGGGATCTGGATGTGTGGGGCCGCATTGGCCGTCAGGTCGAGAGCCAGGCGGCCGCGGCCCAGGTCAGCGCCGCCGACCTGCAAAATGCCAAGCTTTCCGAACAGGCCGCCCTCGCCACTGCCTATTTCGACATGCGCGAGGAGGATTCGCTCAAGGCTCTGCTCGATCGCACGATCGTCGCCTTCAAGAAGACGCTGACGATTACCCAAAATCAGTTCAAAGCTGGCACCGTCTCCCAAGGCGATGTCATCACCGCGCAAACCCAGCTTTTGCAGACTGAGGCACAGGCCATTGATACCGGCGTGGCGCGTGCGCAGTTCGAGCATTCGATCGCGATTCTGATCGGCCGACCGCCATCCGACCTGTCGCTCACCCCGGCAGAACTCCCACCCTATCCGCCGCGCGTCCCTGCGACCGTGCCCTCACTGCTCTTGGAGCGGCGCCCTGATATCGCGGCGGCCGAGCGCCAGATGCAGGAAGAAAATGCTCTGATCGGCGTCGCGGTGGCGAATTTCTATCCCGACATCAATCTGTCCGGCGCCTTTGGCTTCGCAGGAGCGACCCCGCTGCCCATCTCCGCGGCGGCGGAAGCCTGGTCGATTGCGGGAACGGCCACGCAAACGATCTTTGACGGTGGGCTGCTCGCGGCCGATCTCGCCGCGGCGCGGGCGACTTACGCACAAAATATCGCGAGCTATCGGCAGACGGTTTTGACGGCCTTCGACCAGGTCGAGGACGAATTGGCGGCGCTGCGGATTTTGGCAAAAGAAGCGGCCAAGCAGGTCGAAACGGTGAAGGCGGCGCGCCAGGCGGTACAGATCGACCTCAATCAATATCAGGCTGGCACCGTCCCCTTTACCACGGTCGTCACAGGAGAAGCGACGCAGCTTCAGGACGAGGAAAACCTGCTGACAACCCGGCAAAATCTGTTCATCGCCAGCGTTGCCTTGATCGAGGCCTTGGGCGGCGGCTGGGATGCGTCCGAATTGCCAAGCCTCGCCCGCCTTTCCAAAGTGCCGACTTTCACGCCGCCGCTTTAG
- a CDS encoding glycosyltransferase, which produces MNKSISTISLARTNSNGLRPRAVVIATPWARSGSSNIFEAQTSSLADAGLEVALLVGPAEYWYSDYDSQLLADIQEAFNWPSVSLLSWDSFGRNAKAARLKGRLRWMLAKRDSELKIQARMALDTSFSKVFKEFLLAHDIEIIYANHVFQIMLAEKVAAFPISNSRARPEIIVETHDIQSSLNIKSLRRNTFSRVPDFYHQLIRDEVSLLSKADKITHLSVDDMAFFSSLLPSKKHFLIPPTLSPAVERKLTAIRSASSPKLIDFLWVGNDNPGNIQSVQWFFEYVMPHLSGDLIINFVGTIRRYFIKDESQIIAKYGHMLLGEVADVAPFYEAAKAVIVPVVFGTGVSIKFVESICMGKPIVATPLAFRGLSKALIERLPIKTAMPPIGFARAMMQVHEDAEYAEPQYSRFYDEHLSNKRFDELLSAATGLHRGR; this is translated from the coding sequence TTGAACAAATCGATTTCGACGATCTCCTTAGCGAGGACGAACTCTAACGGTCTTAGACCTCGCGCTGTCGTAATTGCTACACCTTGGGCGCGCAGCGGCAGCTCGAACATATTCGAAGCTCAGACGTCGTCTCTCGCCGATGCGGGCTTAGAAGTCGCGTTGCTTGTTGGGCCAGCGGAATATTGGTACAGCGATTATGACTCCCAATTGTTGGCTGACATTCAGGAAGCATTCAATTGGCCAAGCGTGTCCCTTCTGTCTTGGGATTCGTTTGGGCGTAACGCAAAAGCCGCCAGATTGAAGGGCCGATTACGGTGGATGCTTGCAAAACGCGATAGCGAGTTAAAAATTCAGGCTAGGATGGCGTTGGATACGTCGTTCTCAAAAGTCTTCAAGGAGTTTCTGTTAGCGCACGATATTGAAATAATCTATGCGAACCATGTATTCCAAATAATGCTTGCCGAGAAGGTGGCGGCTTTTCCCATTTCAAATTCGCGGGCGCGACCGGAAATAATCGTCGAAACGCACGATATCCAATCATCCCTAAACATCAAATCGCTTCGAAGAAATACATTCTCCCGCGTTCCGGATTTTTATCACCAGCTCATCCGAGATGAAGTTTCTCTTCTGTCGAAAGCCGATAAAATTACCCATCTCAGCGTGGATGACATGGCGTTTTTTTCGAGCCTCTTACCCAGCAAAAAGCACTTTTTGATTCCTCCGACGCTATCGCCTGCTGTCGAAAGAAAGCTTACTGCGATACGAAGTGCCTCCTCGCCCAAACTCATCGATTTTTTATGGGTGGGTAATGACAATCCCGGCAATATACAAAGCGTGCAATGGTTCTTCGAATACGTGATGCCGCATTTAAGTGGCGATCTAATCATCAATTTTGTGGGTACGATAAGACGGTATTTCATCAAGGATGAGTCGCAGATTATCGCAAAATATGGGCATATGTTGTTAGGCGAAGTGGCAGATGTCGCACCATTTTACGAAGCCGCTAAAGCGGTGATCGTTCCGGTCGTATTCGGGACGGGCGTATCAATTAAATTCGTAGAGTCTATCTGCATGGGCAAGCCGATCGTGGCCACTCCGCTCGCGTTTCGGGGCTTGTCGAAAGCCTTGATCGAAAGATTGCCCATTAAAACCGCGATGCCACCAATCGGTTTTGCAAGGGCAATGATGCAAGTGCACGAAGATGCCGAATATGCTGAGCCTCAATATTCGAGGTTCTACGATGAGCATCTCTCAAACAAGCGATTTGATGAGCTTCTCTCGGCGGCCACAGGACTTCACCGCGGAAGATAA
- a CDS encoding efflux RND transporter periplasmic adaptor subunit → MDEKKMDEKVDQPRRPVPPSDAYAPERSANPALKQNEPAPQARKDAPQAPGDAPVAPAEDIPAAKPRRRSFLGFLIGLIVLGGVGYYAYHVLHPAPAERPAHKHAGGPPQSVGVATVGTGDIKIIYSGLGTVTPLATITVRTQINGQLLQVAFKEGDHVKKGDLLAQIDDRPYQLLAQQYEGQLAHDQGLLQQAQLDLVRYQTLVTQNSIARQTAEDQAYIVKQNQGSVLTDQALIAQEQLNITYCHIVSPVTGRVGIRIVDQGNYVQTSDANGLAVVTQLEPISVIFSLPEDDIPDVMLQMKGSTPLSATVYDRANVHELGTGAVTVLDNQIDTTTGMVRFRAEFPNADESLFPNQFVNVQVLVRTLQNVITAPVPAIQRGAPGTYVYLVSPNNTVSVQKVTLGQSQGGMVQILSGLKPGDRVVTDGTDRLSDGARVIVPGATAAAENGAASSGPGTTAPAGEQTTPPAGAAGHHHHHHRQNSE, encoded by the coding sequence ATGGACGAAAAGAAGATGGACGAAAAAGTCGACCAGCCCCGTCGACCTGTGCCCCCCAGCGATGCTTATGCGCCGGAGCGGAGCGCTAATCCGGCATTGAAGCAGAACGAACCTGCTCCGCAGGCGCGCAAGGATGCGCCGCAAGCTCCTGGCGACGCACCGGTGGCGCCTGCCGAAGATATTCCGGCCGCAAAGCCACGCCGGCGCTCGTTCCTCGGTTTTCTGATCGGCCTCATCGTACTCGGCGGCGTTGGCTATTACGCCTATCATGTCCTTCATCCCGCGCCGGCAGAGCGCCCGGCGCATAAGCACGCTGGTGGGCCGCCGCAATCGGTCGGCGTGGCAACCGTTGGCACCGGCGATATCAAGATCATCTATTCGGGGCTCGGCACGGTCACGCCGCTGGCGACGATCACGGTCCGGACTCAGATCAACGGCCAGCTCCTGCAAGTCGCCTTCAAGGAAGGCGATCATGTCAAAAAGGGCGATTTGCTCGCGCAGATCGACGACCGGCCCTATCAATTGCTGGCGCAGCAATATGAGGGGCAGCTTGCGCACGATCAGGGCCTGCTGCAACAGGCGCAACTCGACCTGGTGCGTTACCAAACACTCGTCACGCAGAACTCGATCGCCCGGCAAACGGCCGAAGATCAGGCCTATATCGTCAAGCAAAACCAGGGTTCGGTGCTGACCGACCAGGCGCTCATCGCGCAGGAACAACTGAACATCACCTATTGCCATATTGTCTCGCCGGTGACCGGACGCGTCGGCATCCGCATCGTCGATCAGGGCAATTATGTGCAGACGTCGGACGCCAACGGCCTTGCTGTCGTGACTCAGTTGGAGCCGATCTCGGTCATCTTCTCGTTGCCGGAGGACGATATTCCCGACGTCATGTTGCAGATGAAGGGCAGCACGCCGCTCTCGGCGACGGTCTACGATCGCGCCAATGTGCATGAATTGGGAACCGGCGCTGTCACCGTCCTCGATAACCAGATCGATACGACGACCGGCATGGTGCGGTTCCGCGCCGAATTCCCGAATGCGGACGAGTCACTCTTCCCCAATCAATTCGTCAACGTACAAGTTCTCGTGCGGACGCTGCAAAACGTCATCACCGCACCTGTGCCCGCGATCCAGCGCGGCGCGCCCGGCACCTACGTCTATCTCGTTAGTCCGAATAACACTGTCTCCGTGCAGAAGGTAACGCTCGGCCAGAGCCAGGGCGGCATGGTGCAGATCCTGTCGGGTCTCAAGCCCGGCGACCGCGTTGTCACGGACGGCACCGACCGGTTGAGCGATGGCGCTCGCGTCATCGTTCCCGGAGCGACAGCCGCGGCGGAGAACGGCGCAGCCTCATCTGGGCCCGGCACGACGGCCCCCGCAGGCGAGCAGACCACGCCTCCGGCGGGCGCGGCTGGCCACCATCACCACCATCATCGGCAGAATTCCGAGTGA